The Candidatus Syntrophosphaera sp. genome includes a region encoding these proteins:
- the mazG gene encoding nucleoside triphosphate pyrophosphohydrolase yields MTEFQKLVDIIAQLRDPVSGCPWDVKQTSQSLVPNFIEELHEAVEAIEDGDGAALMEELGDLMLHVVFQAQIASEEGRFDIADVLRGIAQKLVRRHPHVFGDLDVADADAVKLNWERLKKQEKTKRQSVLEGIPRSLPALIYAQRTQEKAASVGFDWPNITPILAKLNEEEAELREALDSEDILQIREELGDLLFTIVNLARKLHIDAESALKETARKFHKRFNYIEEHYRKNGADIHEASLEELDAVWDLAKKD; encoded by the coding sequence ATGACAGAGTTTCAAAAACTCGTGGATATAATAGCGCAACTGCGCGATCCCGTTTCCGGCTGCCCTTGGGATGTGAAACAAACCTCCCAAAGCCTGGTGCCGAACTTCATCGAAGAGCTGCACGAAGCCGTGGAAGCGATCGAGGACGGGGATGGCGCTGCTTTGATGGAGGAACTGGGGGACCTCATGCTGCATGTGGTCTTCCAAGCCCAGATCGCCTCTGAGGAAGGCCGTTTCGACATCGCCGACGTCCTCCGCGGCATTGCCCAGAAACTCGTCCGCCGGCATCCGCATGTCTTTGGAGATCTGGATGTTGCGGACGCTGACGCGGTGAAGCTGAACTGGGAACGCCTCAAGAAACAGGAAAAGACCAAGCGCCAAAGCGTTTTGGAGGGTATTCCGCGCTCCCTGCCGGCCCTGATCTACGCTCAGCGGACCCAGGAAAAGGCCGCCTCGGTAGGTTTTGATTGGCCCAACATCACACCCATCCTGGCCAAGCTGAACGAAGAAGAGGCTGAATTGCGCGAAGCCCTTGACTCCGAGGACATTCTGCAGATCCGCGAGGAACTGGGAGACCTGCTATTCACTATTGTCAACCTGGCCCGCAAACTCCATATCGACGCGGAAAGCGCGCTCAAGGAAACAGCCCGCAAATTCCATAAAAGATTCAACTACATCGAAGAACACTACCGCAAAAACGGAGCCGACATCCATGAAGCAAGCCTCGAAGAACTTGACGCCGTCTGGGATCTCGCGAAAAAAGACTGA